In Phocoena phocoena chromosome 3, mPhoPho1.1, whole genome shotgun sequence, a single window of DNA contains:
- the LOC136120673 gene encoding transcription initiation factor TFIID subunit 7-like isoform X2, whose amino-acid sequence MSKSKDDAPHELESQFILRLPLEYASTVRRAVQSGHIHLKDRLTIEFHPDGRHGIVSVDQVPLASKLVDLPCVMESLKTIDKKTFYKTADVSQMLVATVDGDLYPPVEEPVATADPKASKKKDKDKEKKFVWNHGITLPLKNVRKRRFRKTAKKKYIESPDVEKEVKRLLSTDAEAVSTRWEIIAEDETKEAENQGLDISSPGMSGHRQGHDSNQLVMGIQKQIDNMKGKLQETQDRAKRQEDLILKVENLALKNRFQAVLDELKQKEDREKEQLSSLQEELESLLEK is encoded by the exons ATGAGTAAGAGCAAAGATGATGCTCCTCACGAACTAGAGAGCCAGTTTATCTTACGCCTACCTCTGGAGTATGCCTCTACCGTGAGGCGGGCGGTACAGTCTGGTCATATCCACCTGAAGGACAGACTGACAATTGAGTTCCACCCTGATGGGCGCCATGGAATTGTCAGCGTGGACCAGGTCCCATTGGCGTCAAAATTGGTAGATCTGCCGTGTGTTATggaaagtttgaaaaccattgatAAGAAAACCTTTTACAAGACAGCTGATGTCTCTCAGATGCTTGTCGCTACAGTTGACGGTGATCTCTATCCTCCCGTTGAGGAACCAGTTGCCACTGCTGATCccaaagcaagcaagaaaaaggataaggacaaagagaaaaagtttgtatggaaccatGGAATTACTCTGCCTCtaaaaaatgtcagaaagagaaggttCCGTAAGACAGCAAAGAAGAAGTATATTGAGTCTCCAGATgtggaaaaagaagtaaagcggTTGCTGAGCACAGATGCTGAAGCTGTCAGTACCCGTTGGGAAATAATTGCTGAAGATGaaacaaaagaagcagaaaatcaaGGCCTTGATATCTCTTCCCCAGGAATGTCTGGCCACAGGCAGGGCCATGACTC TAATCAGCTGGTTATGGGAATTCAGAAACAGATCGATAACATGAAAGGCAAGCTCCAAGAGACCCAGGACAGGGCAAAGCGACAGGAGGATCTCATCCTGAAAGTGGAAAACCTGGCTCTCAAGAACAGATTTCAGGCTGTGCTGGATGAACTGAAACAAAAGGAAGACCGAGAAAAGGAGCAGCTCAGCTCTTTGCAAGAAGAGCTAGAATCACTCCTAGAGAAGTGA
- the LOC136120673 gene encoding transcription initiation factor TFIID subunit 7-like isoform X1, with protein sequence MSKSKDDAPHELESQFILRLPLEYASTVRRAVQSGHIHLKDRLTIEFHPDGRHGIVSVDQVPLASKLVDLPCVMESLKTIDKKTFYKTADVSQMLVATVDGDLYPPVEEPVATADPKASKKKDKDKEKKFVWNHGITLPLKNVRKRRFRKTAKKKYIESPDVEKEVKRLLSTDAEAVSTRWEIIAEDETKEAENQGLDISSPGMSGHRQGHDSLEHDELREIFNDLSSSSSEDEDETQHQDEEDINIIDTEEDLERQLQDKLNESAEHHQENEGTNQLVMGIQKQIDNMKGKLQETQDRAKRQEDLILKVENLALKNRFQAVLDELKQKEDREKEQLSSLQEELESLLEK encoded by the coding sequence ATGAGTAAGAGCAAAGATGATGCTCCTCACGAACTAGAGAGCCAGTTTATCTTACGCCTACCTCTGGAGTATGCCTCTACCGTGAGGCGGGCGGTACAGTCTGGTCATATCCACCTGAAGGACAGACTGACAATTGAGTTCCACCCTGATGGGCGCCATGGAATTGTCAGCGTGGACCAGGTCCCATTGGCGTCAAAATTGGTAGATCTGCCGTGTGTTATggaaagtttgaaaaccattgatAAGAAAACCTTTTACAAGACAGCTGATGTCTCTCAGATGCTTGTCGCTACAGTTGACGGTGATCTCTATCCTCCCGTTGAGGAACCAGTTGCCACTGCTGATCccaaagcaagcaagaaaaaggataaggacaaagagaaaaagtttgtatggaaccatGGAATTACTCTGCCTCtaaaaaatgtcagaaagagaaggttCCGTAAGACAGCAAAGAAGAAGTATATTGAGTCTCCAGATgtggaaaaagaagtaaagcggTTGCTGAGCACAGATGCTGAAGCTGTCAGTACCCGTTGGGAAATAATTGCTGAAGATGaaacaaaagaagcagaaaatcaaGGCCTTGATATCTCTTCCCCAGGAATGTCTGGCCACAGGCAGGGCCATGACTCATTAGAACATGATGAGCTTCGGGAGATATTCAATGACCttagtagcagcagcagtgaaGATGAAGATGAGACACAGCATCAAGACGAAGAAGACATAAACATCATCGACACTGAGGAAGATCTGGAAAGGCAGCTACAGGACAAGCTAAATGAGTCAGCTGAACACCACCAAGAAAACGAGGGAACTAATCAGCTGGTTATGGGAATTCAGAAACAGATCGATAACATGAAAGGCAAGCTCCAAGAGACCCAGGACAGGGCAAAGCGACAGGAGGATCTCATCCTGAAAGTGGAAAACCTGGCTCTCAAGAACAGATTTCAGGCTGTGCTGGATGAACTGAAACAAAAGGAAGACCGAGAAAAGGAGCAGCTCAGCTCTTTGCAAGAAGAGCTAGAATCACTCCTAGAGAAGTGA
- the LOC136119946 gene encoding LOW QUALITY PROTEIN: protocadherin beta-2-like (The sequence of the model RefSeq protein was modified relative to this genomic sequence to represent the inferred CDS: inserted 3 bases in 2 codons; deleted 4 bases in 2 codons; substituted 2 bases at 2 genomic stop codons) yields MEAGERKKRFLKQRQVLIFFVWLGIAQAGSEPRRYSVAEDMDSGSFVANLLKDLGLEVDDLAARAPRVVSKGKKMRLHFDRQTGDLLLNEKLNREELCGPTEPCVLPFQMLLENPLKFFQAELRIRDINDHSPVFLDKEIILKISESITPGTTFLIERAQDLDVGSNSLQSYXSPNSHFHLKLQDSSDGTILPQLVLDKALDREEQPEIRLTITALDGGIPPRSGTALIALKSXDINDNAPEFAKLHYEAHVLENSPIGSQVAIVSARDLDIGTYGEISYVLSQASEDIRKTFGINAKSGELLLTQELDFESIQTYTLNIQATDGGGLSGSCVVFVQVMDLNDNPPELTMATLITEIPENLQETVIAVFSVSDPDSGDNGRMVCSIQDDLPFILKPSVENFYNLATNTALDRETRSEXNITITVTDMGTPRLKTQHNITVLVSDVNDNAPAFTQTSYTLFVRENSPALHIGSVRATDRDEGANAQVTYSLLPPLDAHVPVASLVSINPDNGHLFALRSLDYEALRAFEFRVGAADRGSPALSSQALVRVLVVDDNDNAPFVLYPLQNASATCTELVPRAAEAGYLVNKLVAVDGDSGQNAWLSYQLLKATEPGLFGVWAHNGEVRTARLLSERDAAKHRLLLVLVKDNGEPPLSASVTLHVLLVDGFSRPYLPAPEAEAADAAPTAPLTAYLVVALASVSSLFLFSVLAFVAVRLCRRGGAASVGRCSVPEGPFPGHLVDVSGTGTLSQSYQYEXCLKGGSRTFKFLKPVIPNFLTQDEERVSEANPSFRNSFEFS; encoded by the exons atggaggcaggagagaggaagaaacgCTTTCTGAAACAAAGGCAAGTCTTGATATTCTTTGTTTGGCTGGGCATAGCTCAGGCTGGTTCTGAGCCTAGGCGTTATTCAGTGGCCGAGGACATGGACAGTGGCTCCTTTGTGGCCAATCTGTTGAAAGACTTGGGGTTGGAGGTAGATGATCTAGCTGCGCGGGCCCCCCGGGTcgtttccaaagggaaaaaaatgcgtTTGCATTTTGATAGGCAGACCGGGGATTTGTTGTTAAATGAGAAACTGAACCGGGAGGAGCTATGTGGCCCTACCGAACCCTGTGTACTACCTTTCCAGATGTTACTGGAAAATCCCTTGAAGTTTTTCCAGGCTGAGCTACGGATTAGGGACATAAATGATCATTCTCCAGTTTTCCttgacaaagaaataatattgaaaatttCAGAAAGTATCACTCCTGGAACTACTTTCCTAATAGAGCGTGCCCAGGACTTAGATGTAGGAAGCAACAGTCTCCAAAGTT ACAGCCCCAATTCCCACTTCCATCTTAAATTACAAGACAGTTCCGACGGCACAATATTACCACAGCTGGTGCTGGACAAAGCACTGGATAGAGAGGAACAGCCTGAGATCAGATTAACCATCACAGCACTGGATGGCGGGATTCCACCCAGGTCTGGGACCGCCCTAATCGCATTGAAGTCTTAAGACATCAATGATAATGCCCCGGAGTTTGCAAAGCTGCACTATGAGGCGCATGTCCTAGAAAACAGCCCCATTGGATCCCAGGTTGCCATTGTCTCTGCCAGAGATTTAGATATTGGAACCTATGGAGAAATATCTTATGTACTTTCCCAAGCATCTGAGGATATTCGGAAAACATTTGGAATAAATGCAAAATCGGGAGAACTCCTTTTAACACAGGAACTGGATTTTGAATCTATTCAGACTTATACATTAAATATTCAGGCGACAGATGGTGGGGGCCTTTCGGGCAGTTGTGTGGTGTTTGTCCAAGTGATGGATCTGAATGACAACCCGCCGGAACTGACCATGGCAACGCTTATCACTGAGATCCCAGAAAACTTGCAGGAGACTGTAATTGCTGTATTCAGCGTTTCAGATCCTGACTCTGGAGACAATGGAAGGATGGTTTGCTCCATCCAAGACGATCTTCCCTTCATTCTTAAACCctctgttgagaatttttac AACTTAGCCACAAACACAGCCCTGGACCGAGAAACAAGATCCGAATAGaacatcaccatcaccgtcaCAGATATGGGGACACCGAGACTGAAAACCCAGCACAACATAACCGTGCTGGTGTCCGACGTCAACGACAACGCCCCCGCCTTCACCCAGACCTCCTACACCCTGTTCGTCCGCGAGAATAGCCCCGCCCTGCACATCGGCAGCGTCCGCGCCACAGACAGAGACGAGGGCGCCAACGCCCAGGTCACCTACTCGCTGCTGCCGCCTCTCGACGCGCACGTGCCCGTGGCCTCCCTGGTGTCCATCAACCCGGACAACGGCCACCTGTTCGCCCTGAGGTCCCTGGACTACGAGGCCCTAAGGGCGTTCGAGTTCCGCGTGGGCGCCGCAGACCGCGGCTCGCCCGCGCTCAGCAGCCAGGCGCTGGTGCGCGTGCTCGTGGTGGACGACAACGACAACGCGCCCTTCGTGCTGTACCCGCTGCAGAACGCTTCGGCGACCTGCACCGAGCTGGTGCCCAGGGCGGCCGAGGCGGGCTACCTAGTGAACAAGTTGGTGGCGGTGGACGGAGACTCGGGCCAGAACGCCTGGCTGTCGTACCAGCTGCTCAAGGCCACGGAGCCCGGCCTGTTCGGCGTGTGGGCGCACAAC GGCGAGGTGCGCACGGCCCGGCTGCTGAGCGAGCGCGACGCGGCCAAGCACAGGCTGCTGCTGGTGCTGGTCAAGGACAACGGCGAGCCGCCGCTCTCGGCCAGCGTCACGCTGCACGTGCTGCTGGTGGACGGTTTCTCGCGGCCCTACCTGCCGGCCCCGGAAGCGGAAGCGGCGGACGCGGCCCCGACAGCTCCTCTCACCGCCTACCTGGTGGTGGCCTTGGCGTCGGTGTCGTCGCTCTTCCTCTTCTCGGTGCTGGCGTTCGTCGCGGTGCGGCTGTgcaggaggggcggggcggcCTCGGTGGGTCGCTGCTCGGTGCCCGAGGGCCCCTTTCCGGGCCACCTGGTGGACGTCAGCGGCACGGGGACCCTGTCCCAGAGCTACCAGTATGA GTGTCTAAAGGGAGGATCTAGGACTTTCAAATTCCTCAAGCCGGTTATCCCAAACTTCCTTACTCAAGATGAGGAGAGGGTTAGTGAGGCAAACCCCAGTTTCAGGAATAGTTTTGAATTCAGTTAA
- the LOC136120007 gene encoding protocadherin beta-3 has product MEAGGERFLRQRQVLFLFVFLGGSLAGSQSRRYSVAEEKERGFFISNLAKDLGLSVGKLAARGAQVVSKGNRQYFQLNHQTGDLLLHEKLDREELCGPAEPCILQFQILLQNPLQFITNELQVIDVNDHSPAFSENEMQLKILENTPPGTIIPLGNAEDLDVGRNSLQNYTITPNSHFHVLTRSRRDGRKYPELVLDKALDREEQPELRLMLTALDGGSPRRSGTVQVHILVLDINDNTPEFTQSLYEVQVLENSPVNSLIVTVSASDLDTGNLGTISYAFFHVSEEIRKTFQLNPITGDIRLIKYLNFEAIHTYEVDIEAKDGGGLSGKSTVIVKVVDVNDNPPELTLSSITSPIPENSPETVVAVFSVSDLDSGDNGKMVCSIENDLPFILKPSVENFYTLVSEGELDREIRAEYNITITVTDMGTPRLKTEHNITVLVSDVNDNVPAFTQTSYTLSVRENNSPALHIGSVRATDRDEGANAQVTYSLLPPLDAHVPLASLVSINPDNGHLFALRSLDYEALRAFEFRVGAADRGSPALSSQALVRVLVADDNDNAPFVLYPLQNASAPCTELVPRAAEAGYLVSKVVAVDGDSGQNAWLSYQLLKATEPGLFGVWAHNGEVRTARLLSERDAAKHRLVVLVKDNGEPPLSASVTLHVLLVDGFSQPYLPAPEAEAADAAPAAPLTVYLVVALASVSSLFVFSVLVFVAVRLCRRGGAASVGRCSVPEGPFPGHLVDVSGTGTLSQSYQYEVCLTGGSGLNEFNVLKPILPRGLVQDTGQE; this is encoded by the coding sequence ATGGAGGCCGGAGGAGAGCGCTTTCTTAGACAAAGGCAAGTcctgtttctctttgtttttctgggtGGGTCTCTGGCTGGGTCCCAGTCGAGACGCTACTCTGTGGCTGAGGAAAAAGAGAGGGGGTTTTTCATCTCCAATCTAGCAAAGGATCTGGGATTGAGTGTAGGGAAACTGGCCGCGAGAGGGGCCCAAGTTGTGTCTAAAGGGAACAGACAGTATTTTCAGCTCAACCATCAGACCGGTGATTTGCTCCTGCATGAGAAATTGGACCGGGAGGAGCTATGCGGCCCCGCAGAGCCATGCATACTGCAGTTTCAGATATTACTGCAAAACCCCTTGCAGTTTATTACAAATGAGCTCCAGGTGATAGACGTAAATGACCATTCTCCGGCATTCTCTGAAAATGAAATGCAGCTGAAAATCCTAGAAAACACTCCACCAGGAACAATAATTcctttgggaaatgctgaagACTTGGATGTGGGAAGAAACAGTCTCCAAAACTACACAATCACTCCTAATTCCCATTTCCACGTTCTCACACGCAGTCGTAGGGATGGAAGGAAGTACCCAGAACTAGTACTAGACAAAGCACTGGATCGTGAGGAGCAGCCAGAGCTCAGGTTAATGCTCACTGCGCTGGATGGCGGGAGCCCACGGAGGTCTGGGACCGTCCAGGTTCACATCCTGGTCTTAGACATAAACGACAACACCCCAGAATTTACACAGTCCCTCTACGAGGTTCAAGTTCTAGAGAACAGCCCCGTTAACTCTCTTATTGTCACTGTTTCAGCTTCTGACTTAGATACAGGAAATTTGGGAACAATATCATAtgcattttttcatgtttctgaagaaattagaaaaacttTTCAACTAAATCCAATTACTGGTGATATCCGACTaatcaaatatttgaattttgagGCGATCCATACTTACGAAGTGGACATAGAAGCCAAGGATGGTGGGGGCCTTTCAGGAAAATCAACAGTGATAGTTAAGGTGGTTGATGTGAACGACAACCCACCGGAACTGACCCTGTCCTCAATTACCAGCCCTATCCCAGAGAACTCGCCAGAGACTGTGGTGGCTGTTTTCAGTGTTTCCGACCTAGACTCTGGAGACAATGGGAAAATGGTGTGTTCCATCGAGAACGATCTCCCCTTCATCCTGAAACCATCTGTAGAGAATTTTTATACCCTAGTGTCAGAAGGAGAACTGGACAGAGAGATCAGAGCCGAGTACaacatcaccatcaccgtcaCAGATATGGGAACCCCCAGGCTGAAAACCGAGCACAACATAACCGTGCTGGTGTCCGACGTCAACGACAACGTCCCCGCCTTCACCCAGACCTCCTACACCCTGTCCGTCCGCGAGAACAACAGCCCCGCCCTGCACATCGGCAGCGTCCGCGCCACAGACAGAGACGAGGGCGCCAACGCCCAGGTCACCTACTCGCTGCTGCCGCCCCTCGACGCGCACGTGCCCCTGGCCTCCCTGGTGTCCATCAACCCGGACAACGGCCACCTGTTCGCCCTGAGGTCCCTGGACTACGAGGCCCTGCGGGCGTTCGAGTTCCGCGTGGGCGCCGCAGACCGCGGCTCGCCCGCGCTCAGCAGCCAGGCGCTGGTGCGCGTGCTCGTGGCGGACGACAACGACAACGCGCCCTTCGTGCTGTACCCGCTGCAGAACGCCTCGGCGCCCTGCACCGAGCTGGTGCCCAGGGCGGCCGAGGCGGGCTACCTGGTGAGCAAGGTGGTGGCGGTGGACGGCGACTCGGGCCAGAACGCCTGGCTGTCGTACCAGCTGCTCAAGGCCACGGAGCCCGGCCTGTTCGGCGTGTGGGCGCACAACGGCGAGGTGCGCACGGCCCGGCTGCTGAGCGAGCGCGACGCGGCCAAGCACAGGCTGGTGGTGCTGGTCAAGGACAACGGCGAGCCGCCGCTCTCGGCCAGCGTCACGCTGCACGTGCTGCTGGTGGACGGCTTCTCGCAGCCCTACCTGCCGGCCCCGGAAGCGGAAGCGGCGGACGCGGCCCCGGCCGCCCCGCTCACCGTCTACCTGGTGGTGGCCTTGGCGTCGGTGTCGTCGCTCTTCGTCTTCTCGGTTCTGGTGTTCGTCGCGGTGCGGCTGTgcaggaggggcggggcggcCTCGGTGGGTCGCTGCTCGGTGCCCGAGGGCCCCTTTCCGGGCCACCTGGTGGACGTCAGCGGCACGGGGACCCTGTCCCAGAGCTACCAGTACGAGGTGTGTCTGACGGGAGGCTCCGGGTTAAATGAGTTTAACGTCTTGAAGCCGATTCTCCCTAGGGGTCTGGTTCAAGACACTGGGCAGGAGTAG